One window from the genome of Candidatus Manganitrophaceae bacterium encodes:
- a CDS encoding ABC transporter ATP-binding protein, translating to MNTPDPVLRVTDLKTWFHTDGGIVRAVDGISFDVRRGETFALLGESGCGKSMTALSLMRLVPEPAGRIVSGAVVLNGEDLCALPEVAMRPLRGHRISMIFQEPMTSLNPVMTVGAQISETLRYHFSLDGAAAKRRACDLLISVGIPDPVRRFDEYPHQMSGGMKQRIMIAMALAGEPALLIADEPTTALDVTIQAQILDLLRRLQRERGMAILLITHDLAVVSEMADRVAVMYAGQIVESADRATFFSNPRHPYSQKLFHSLPNRNKRGERLGVIRGSVPPLNREFAGCRFANRCDAAWEACETIVPRWIDGAGGVRCHLYDPAVAATRPATAIEATLSVTTEGNGKGTVQANDSLLQVTDLKVHFPIHKGLLKKIVGQVKAVDGVSFSLAAGRTVALVGESGCGKTTAGKAILQLIRPTGGGVQFDGVELTTLSGPALREKRGDCQIIFQDPYASLNPRMMVGDIIKEGIEAQRRAKSFAEAETRVDRLLEQVGLPVDAKRRYPHEFSGGQRQRICIARALAVDPKVIICDEPTSALDVSVQAQILNLLKDLQERFGLAYLFITHNLSVVEYFAHEVAVMYLGRIVEYGPVEAVLNRPQHPYTQALLSAVPQVDIEKKRTILRLEGEIPSPMNPPQGCYFHPRCPEVMAICRETYPGENDRGTGHTTRCHLYSK from the coding sequence ATGAACACCCCGGATCCTGTCCTTAGAGTGACCGACCTCAAAACCTGGTTTCACACCGACGGCGGGATCGTCCGGGCGGTCGACGGGATCTCGTTCGACGTGCGACGGGGGGAGACGTTTGCCCTGCTCGGAGAGTCGGGTTGCGGGAAATCGATGACGGCGCTGTCGCTCATGCGGCTCGTTCCGGAGCCGGCGGGGCGGATCGTGTCGGGAGCGGTCGTGTTGAATGGAGAGGATCTCTGCGCGCTGCCGGAGGTGGCGATGCGCCCGCTGCGCGGCCATCGGATCTCGATGATCTTTCAAGAGCCGATGACGAGCCTCAATCCGGTGATGACCGTCGGCGCGCAGATCTCCGAGACGCTGCGGTATCATTTCTCCCTCGATGGAGCGGCGGCGAAAAGACGCGCCTGCGACCTCCTTATTTCGGTCGGCATCCCCGACCCGGTCCGCCGGTTCGACGAATACCCCCATCAGATGTCGGGGGGGATGAAGCAACGGATCATGATTGCCATGGCGCTCGCCGGCGAGCCGGCGCTCTTGATTGCCGATGAGCCGACGACGGCGCTCGACGTGACGATTCAGGCGCAGATTCTTGACCTGCTCCGTCGCCTGCAGCGAGAGCGAGGGATGGCGATCCTACTCATCACCCACGACCTCGCGGTCGTCTCCGAAATGGCCGACCGGGTCGCCGTAATGTATGCCGGTCAAATTGTGGAGAGCGCCGACCGCGCGACCTTCTTCAGCAACCCGCGCCATCCCTATTCTCAAAAGCTCTTCCACTCGCTGCCGAACCGGAACAAGCGGGGGGAGCGTCTCGGCGTGATTCGGGGCAGCGTTCCGCCGCTCAACCGGGAGTTCGCCGGCTGCCGCTTTGCCAACCGATGCGATGCGGCGTGGGAGGCGTGCGAGACGATCGTCCCCCGCTGGATCGACGGAGCCGGCGGCGTGCGATGCCATCTCTACGATCCGGCCGTTGCGGCGACGCGGCCGGCGACCGCGATCGAAGCCACACTTTCAGTAACGACGGAAGGGAACGGAAAGGGAACGGTTCAAGCAAACGACTCCCTCCTCCAGGTGACCGATCTGAAAGTTCACTTTCCCATTCATAAAGGGCTCCTCAAAAAAATCGTCGGCCAGGTGAAAGCGGTCGACGGCGTTTCTTTCTCCCTGGCCGCCGGTCGGACGGTTGCACTCGTCGGCGAGTCGGGCTGCGGAAAGACAACCGCCGGAAAAGCGATCCTTCAGCTGATTCGCCCGACCGGAGGAGGCGTTCAATTCGACGGCGTCGAATTGACGACCCTCTCCGGACCGGCCCTTCGAGAAAAGCGGGGCGACTGCCAGATCATCTTTCAAGATCCCTACGCGTCGCTCAATCCCCGGATGATGGTCGGCGACATCATCAAAGAGGGGATTGAAGCACAACGCCGCGCGAAATCATTCGCCGAAGCGGAGACGCGGGTCGATCGGCTCCTGGAGCAGGTCGGTCTCCCCGTCGATGCGAAGCGGCGCTATCCCCATGAGTTCTCCGGGGGCCAGCGGCAGCGAATCTGCATCGCTCGGGCACTTGCGGTCGATCCGAAGGTGATCATCTGTGATGAGCCGACCAGCGCGCTCGATGTCTCCGTTCAGGCGCAGATTCTCAATCTTCTGAAAGATCTTCAGGAGCGGTTCGGCCTCGCCTATCTCTTCATCACCCATAACCTCTCCGTGGTGGAATACTTCGCCCATGAGGTGGCGGTGATGTACCTCGGCCGGATCGTCGAATACGGCCCGGTCGAGGCGGTGCTGAACCGCCCGCAGCACCCCTACACCCAGGCCCTCCTCTCGGCCGTCCCTCAGGTCGACATCGAGAAGAAACGAACCATTCTCCGCTTGGAAGGGGAGATCCCCTCCCCGATGAATCCGCCCCAAGGCTGCTATTTCCACCCCCGTTGCCCCGAAGTAATGGCGATCTGCCGGGAAACCTATCCCGGAGAGAACGACCGTGGCACCGGACATACAACCCGCTGTCATCTCTACTCGAAGTAA
- a CDS encoding ABC transporter permease — MPILPVVLWTDALIFILLAAAIALGLYASRQEPLRAPWRQIRRRPVAMAAMVILLAYVGVGLTDSIHFKRKLPATEAGQAAQYAPEVVSLLDGMTDRLRKNVERTYSAPLAAHAYSKETVEMPDGTQGRIFPRLKYGGAHLGNPESERSRDLFLTTLQGTAIGLVAAFAFNGLFVLGLSRRHQTTVPAMAETILKGKSDTAWRATLGTLTLLILLSGIAFSLSAKYHLFGTDKVGQDVFYLSLKAIRTGLVIGTVTTLVMLPFAILLGIAAGYFRGWVDDVIQYIYTTLSSVPGVLLIAAAVLILQVYMDQNADAFTSVNQRADIRLLFLCIILGVTGWIGLCRLLRGETLKLREMDYVQAATALGVGSWRIILRHILPNVMHIVLISVVLDFSGLVLAEAVLSYVGVGVDPAMISWGNMINSARMEMAREPIVWWSLVAAFVFMFGLVLSANLFSDAVRDALDPRLRGRA; from the coding sequence ATGCCGATCCTCCCCGTGGTCCTCTGGACCGACGCCTTGATCTTCATCTTACTTGCTGCGGCCATTGCACTCGGCCTCTACGCCTCCCGGCAAGAGCCGCTGCGCGCCCCCTGGCGGCAGATCCGCCGGCGGCCGGTAGCGATGGCGGCGATGGTCATCCTGCTCGCCTATGTCGGAGTCGGCTTGACCGATTCGATCCACTTCAAGCGGAAACTGCCGGCAACCGAGGCGGGCCAGGCGGCGCAGTACGCGCCGGAAGTCGTCTCTCTCCTCGATGGGATGACCGATCGGCTCCGGAAAAATGTCGAGCGGACCTATTCCGCCCCGCTGGCGGCGCATGCGTACTCGAAGGAAACGGTCGAGATGCCCGACGGCACCCAGGGGCGCATCTTTCCCCGGCTGAAATATGGCGGCGCCCATCTCGGCAACCCGGAATCGGAGCGGTCGCGCGATCTCTTCCTCACCACCCTTCAAGGCACCGCCATCGGACTGGTCGCGGCGTTTGCGTTCAATGGCCTCTTCGTTCTCGGCCTTAGCAGGCGCCATCAAACCACGGTGCCGGCGATGGCTGAAACGATTTTAAAAGGGAAGAGCGACACCGCCTGGCGGGCGACCCTCGGCACCCTGACCCTGCTCATTCTCCTCTCAGGGATCGCTTTTTCGCTGAGCGCCAAATACCATCTCTTCGGAACCGACAAGGTGGGACAGGATGTCTTTTACCTCTCCCTCAAGGCGATTCGGACCGGGCTGGTAATCGGCACCGTGACGACGCTTGTCATGCTCCCCTTTGCCATTCTCCTTGGGATTGCCGCCGGCTACTTCCGCGGATGGGTGGACGACGTCATCCAATATATTTATACGACCCTCAGCTCGGTGCCGGGGGTGCTCCTGATCGCCGCGGCGGTCTTGATCCTCCAGGTCTATATGGATCAGAATGCCGACGCGTTCACCAGCGTGAACCAGCGGGCCGACATTCGCCTCCTCTTTCTCTGCATTATCCTCGGAGTCACCGGCTGGATCGGCCTCTGCCGGCTGCTGCGGGGCGAGACGCTGAAGCTGCGGGAGATGGACTATGTTCAAGCGGCGACCGCGCTCGGGGTCGGAAGCTGGCGGATCATCCTTCGCCACATTCTCCCGAACGTGATGCACATCGTCTTGATTTCGGTGGTCCTCGATTTCAGCGGCCTGGTCCTCGCCGAGGCGGTCTTGTCATACGTCGGGGTCGGCGTCGATCCGGCGATGATCTCCTGGGGGAACATGATCAACAGCGCCCGGATGGAGATGGCGCGCGAGCCGATCGTCTGGTGGTCGCTCGTCGCCGCCTTCGTCTTTATGTTCGGCCTGGTCCTCTCGGCCAATCTCTTCTCCGACGCGGTGCGGGATGCGCTCGATCCCCGCTTGAGGGGGCGCGCATGA
- the secG gene encoding preprotein translocase subunit SecG, whose protein sequence is MYIFVVIIHLIVCLILMGVVLLQAGKGAEMGAAFGGSSQTIFGSRGAATFLSKLTVGAAVLFMITSLTLSILSRDRSIASSIVDTGKKDELVPKEVPVPGGKDTLPPKGSDDTSKAAPATPPATTAPAPAK, encoded by the coding sequence ATGTACATATTCGTCGTAATCATTCATCTGATCGTCTGTCTCATCCTGATGGGGGTCGTTCTGCTCCAGGCCGGCAAAGGGGCCGAGATGGGGGCCGCCTTCGGGGGATCGAGCCAGACCATTTTCGGCAGCCGCGGCGCCGCCACCTTCTTGAGCAAGCTCACCGTCGGAGCGGCCGTCCTCTTCATGATCACCTCCCTCACCCTTTCTATCCTGAGCCGGGACCGATCGATCGCCTCCTCCATCGTTGATACCGGCAAGAAAGATGAGCTTGTTCCGAAAGAGGTTCCGGTTCCGGGGGGCAAAGACACCCTTCCACCCAAAGGTTCGGACGATACGTCGAAGGCGGCACCCGCCACACCGCCGGCCACGACCGCTCCGGCGCCTGCAAAATAA
- a CDS encoding triose-phosphate isomerase, translated as MRTPCFVANWKMNKNRGEALVYLQEMEKRWPQLPPLPFEAIVTPPFTLLAPMADYLKGGSVPVGLGGQNTHFEERGAYTGEISPLMLRDAGCRYVIIGHSERRIYFGETNAIIHKKVAAALRAGLIPILCVGETREEREENKTWEVIERQLREAQDDLRPGPSDWIIAYEPVWAIGTGLTPQPEEAESTHRQIRDYFLSLSEEGADTPRLLYGGSVTEKNIALFMEEADIDGVLAGGASLSAESFGNMIELGVKAKNK; from the coding sequence ATGCGCACCCCTTGTTTTGTGGCGAATTGGAAAATGAATAAGAACCGCGGCGAGGCGCTCGTTTACCTTCAGGAGATGGAGAAGCGATGGCCGCAGCTTCCCCCCCTCCCTTTCGAGGCGATCGTCACCCCCCCTTTTACTCTGCTCGCCCCGATGGCCGATTATCTAAAGGGGGGAAGTGTTCCCGTCGGCTTGGGGGGCCAGAACACCCACTTTGAGGAGCGCGGCGCATATACCGGCGAAATTTCTCCCCTGATGCTCCGCGACGCCGGATGCCGCTATGTGATCATCGGCCATTCGGAGCGCCGGATCTATTTCGGAGAGACGAATGCCATCATTCACAAAAAGGTCGCTGCGGCACTGCGGGCGGGATTGATCCCGATCCTCTGCGTCGGCGAGACCCGGGAAGAGCGGGAGGAAAATAAAACCTGGGAGGTCATCGAGCGGCAGCTGAGAGAGGCGCAGGACGACCTCCGGCCAGGCCCGTCGGATTGGATCATCGCCTATGAGCCGGTCTGGGCGATCGGCACCGGGCTCACCCCACAGCCGGAAGAAGCCGAGTCGACCCACCGCCAGATCCGCGATTATTTTCTGTCGCTTTCGGAAGAAGGAGCCGACACACCCCGTCTTCTCTACGGCGGCAGCGTCACCGAGAAGAACATTGCGCTATTTATGGAGGAGGCCGACATCGATGGTGTATTGGCCGGCGGCGCCAGCCTCTCCGCCGAGTCGTTCGGCAATATGATCGAATTGGGAGTAAAAGCAAAAAATAAATAA
- a CDS encoding ABC transporter permease codes for MIGYLIRRVLYAVPILIGVNLLTFILFFVVNTPDNMARMHLGMKRVNQEAIEKWKAEHGYDKPLLFNSAAEGRGTFTKTIFFEKSVKLFAFDFGRADDGREIGADIRQRMGPSLAIAVPALIVGLLIDITLAMLIAFFRATYIDYWGVIVAVAMMSVSALFYIIGGQFLFSKVLRLVPISGYSSGFGSLKFVLLPVLIGLIAGLGSSLRWYRTIFLEEIGKEYVRTARAKGLSELRVLFGHVLRNALIPILTGVVVIIPLLFLGSLLTESFFGIPGLGSYTIDAINSQDFAIVRAMVFLGSVLYIIGLILTDISYTLVDPRVRLT; via the coding sequence ATGATCGGGTACCTCATCCGCCGCGTCCTCTATGCCGTGCCGATCTTGATCGGGGTGAATCTCCTCACCTTCATTCTCTTCTTCGTCGTGAACACCCCCGACAACATGGCGCGAATGCACCTCGGGATGAAACGGGTCAATCAGGAGGCGATCGAGAAGTGGAAAGCGGAACATGGCTATGACAAACCGCTTCTCTTTAATTCCGCCGCCGAAGGCCGGGGGACGTTCACGAAGACGATCTTCTTCGAAAAATCGGTGAAGCTCTTTGCATTTGATTTCGGACGGGCCGATGATGGGCGGGAGATCGGGGCCGACATCCGCCAGCGAATGGGACCGAGCCTCGCCATCGCCGTTCCCGCTTTGATCGTCGGGCTGCTGATTGACATCACTCTCGCCATGCTCATCGCTTTCTTCCGGGCAACCTATATCGATTATTGGGGGGTGATCGTTGCCGTCGCCATGATGTCGGTTTCTGCCCTCTTTTATATCATCGGCGGACAGTTTCTCTTCAGCAAGGTGCTGCGGCTCGTCCCGATCTCCGGCTACAGCAGCGGATTCGGCTCCCTCAAGTTCGTCCTCCTTCCGGTCTTAATCGGCTTGATCGCCGGACTGGGAAGCAGTTTGCGCTGGTACCGCACGATTTTCCTCGAAGAGATCGGGAAAGAGTATGTCCGAACCGCCCGGGCAAAGGGGCTCTCTGAGCTGCGGGTTCTCTTCGGCCATGTCTTACGAAATGCGCTGATTCCAATTCTCACCGGCGTGGTGGTGATCATTCCCCTTCTCTTTCTCGGCTCGCTCCTAACCGAATCGTTCTTCGGCATCCCCGGTCTTGGAAGCTATACGATCGACGCCATCAACAGCCAGGACTTCGCCATTGTCCGTGCGATGGTCTTCCTCGGATCGGTCCTCTATATCATCGGACTGATTCTGACCGACATCTCTTACACACTGGTCGATCCACGCGTGAGGCTCACCTGA
- a CDS encoding ABC transporter substrate-binding protein — MNLLLTTKLVAALLLLSILGCARSPLNDPYPRSEEGKNILYSSFSERPKHLDPAQSYSSNEATFTGQIYEPPFQYHYLKRPYTLVPLTATEMPTPIYLNSKGERLKETDPAEQVASSVYEIKIRPGSRYQPHPAFAQEGQEGEGPFLYHALGPNDLSKIATLGDFKRTGSRELTAEDYVYQIKRLAHPKIQSPIYGFMSEYIVGLKELAATLQQAQVKAGRDAFLDLRTFPLAGVEVVDRYTYRIKIVGKYPQFIYWLAMPFFAPIPYEADRFYSQPGLTEKNITLDWYPIGTGPYMLTVNNPNRQMVLERNPNFHGERYPSEGEPEDEAAGLLADAGKPLPFIDKVVFSLEKEDVPVWNKFLQGYYDASGISSDTFDKAIRISGTGDADLTEEMKEKKIRLVTSVETSTFYLGFNMLDPVVGGKSEAARKLRQAIGIAVDEEESIAIFRNGRGIAMQSPIPPGIFGYTEGEAGINRYVYDWVNGRPQRKPIEVARKLLAEAGYPDGRDAQTGQPLVLNFDTTGTGPEAKSSFDWMRKQFEKLNIQLVIRNTDYNRFQDKMLKGTGQIFQWGWNADYPDPENFLFLLYGPNAKAGKNGENATNYENPEFDRLFEKMKNMGNTPERKAIIDQMVALVRYDAPWASGFHPKQFGLYHAWYRKAKPNLMANNTLKYAKIDPALRAQQRQTWNKPVWWPVVALVGVLVVGTLPAVATYRRRERGTVQRRLE; from the coding sequence ATGAATCTTCTTTTGACCACCAAACTTGTTGCGGCGCTTCTTCTCCTCTCCATCCTCGGATGCGCCCGCTCCCCGCTGAACGATCCCTATCCTCGGTCGGAAGAGGGGAAAAACATTCTCTACTCTTCTTTCAGCGAACGGCCGAAACATCTCGACCCCGCGCAATCGTACTCTTCCAACGAAGCGACCTTCACCGGTCAAATCTACGAGCCCCCTTTTCAGTACCACTATCTCAAGCGTCCCTACACCCTGGTCCCCTTGACCGCCACCGAAATGCCGACCCCGATTTACCTCAATAGTAAAGGCGAGCGGCTCAAGGAGACCGACCCGGCGGAGCAGGTGGCATCGAGCGTCTATGAAATCAAGATCCGGCCCGGCAGCCGCTATCAGCCCCACCCCGCCTTCGCTCAAGAGGGTCAAGAAGGCGAGGGACCCTTTCTCTATCACGCGCTCGGCCCCAACGACCTTTCAAAGATTGCCACCCTCGGCGATTTTAAGCGGACCGGCAGCCGAGAGCTGACCGCCGAAGATTACGTCTATCAAATCAAACGGCTTGCCCACCCGAAGATCCAGTCTCCGATCTACGGCTTTATGTCGGAATATATCGTCGGGTTAAAGGAGTTGGCCGCCACCCTCCAGCAGGCGCAGGTGAAGGCCGGCCGGGACGCCTTTCTCGATCTGCGGACGTTCCCTCTGGCCGGTGTGGAGGTGGTCGATCGGTACACCTATCGAATCAAAATCGTCGGCAAATATCCGCAGTTTATCTACTGGCTGGCGATGCCGTTCTTCGCCCCGATCCCCTATGAGGCCGACCGATTTTATTCTCAACCGGGGCTGACCGAGAAGAACATTACCCTCGACTGGTATCCGATCGGCACCGGCCCCTATATGTTGACGGTCAACAATCCGAATCGTCAGATGGTGCTGGAGCGGAATCCGAATTTCCATGGCGAGCGCTATCCGAGCGAGGGAGAGCCGGAAGATGAAGCGGCCGGCCTGCTCGCCGACGCCGGCAAGCCGCTCCCCTTCATCGACAAGGTCGTCTTCAGCTTGGAGAAAGAAGATGTTCCGGTTTGGAATAAATTTTTGCAAGGCTACTACGACGCATCGGGAATCTCGTCCGACACCTTCGACAAAGCGATCCGGATCAGCGGCACCGGCGATGCCGACCTGACCGAGGAGATGAAGGAGAAGAAAATCCGCCTCGTGACAAGCGTGGAGACGAGCACCTTTTACCTCGGATTTAATATGCTCGACCCGGTGGTCGGAGGAAAATCCGAAGCCGCTCGAAAGCTCCGCCAGGCGATCGGGATCGCCGTCGATGAAGAGGAGTCGATCGCCATCTTCCGGAACGGGCGGGGGATCGCAATGCAGAGCCCGATCCCGCCGGGGATCTTCGGCTACACCGAGGGGGAAGCCGGGATCAACCGCTACGTTTACGATTGGGTGAACGGTCGGCCGCAGCGAAAACCGATCGAGGTTGCGCGGAAACTTCTCGCCGAGGCCGGCTATCCCGACGGCCGCGATGCCCAGACCGGGCAGCCGCTCGTCCTGAATTTCGACACCACCGGCACCGGACCGGAGGCGAAGTCGAGTTTCGATTGGATGCGAAAGCAGTTTGAGAAGCTGAACATTCAGCTCGTCATCCGAAACACCGATTACAATCGGTTCCAAGATAAGATGCTGAAAGGCACCGGGCAGATCTTCCAATGGGGGTGGAACGCCGACTATCCCGATCCGGAGAACTTCCTCTTCCTCCTCTACGGCCCGAATGCCAAGGCGGGAAAAAACGGGGAGAATGCAACCAACTACGAAAATCCGGAGTTCGACCGGCTTTTCGAGAAGATGAAAAACATGGGGAACACCCCGGAGCGAAAAGCGATCATCGACCAGATGGTCGCGCTCGTCCGGTACGACGCCCCCTGGGCCTCCGGCTTTCATCCGAAGCAGTTCGGCCTCTACCACGCCTGGTATCGAAAGGCCAAGCCGAACCTGATGGCCAACAACACGCTCAAGTATGCCAAGATTGATCCGGCCCTCCGCGCCCAACAGCGTCAAACGTGGAACAAACCGGTCTGGTGGCCGGTGGTGGCGCTGGTCGGCGTCTTGGTGGTCGGCACCCTTCCGGCCGTGGCGACCTACCGGCGCAGAGAGCGGGGAACGGTCCAGAGGAGACTAGAATGA